The Labilithrix sp. genome contains a region encoding:
- a CDS encoding tetratricopeptide repeat protein — MTRFRRLFFVAVACAVVAACGWDPSRPFDRESPQVNEALRVYDAGEAGSAAELLQDYLATGGCQEGNIGTPPRVRDKSNGSFDLGLALFKIAEAYGHRFGDEENDAGFLDPDLPKMRGSQVDCALRVVRAIAEDATQPAALRARARYLEGNLLFLTAAYKEAVTAYEKALELIPAMGDAGPIGAAADAQVTWDVDPIGRDAAWNRAVALRRIEDKKDASPPDSGPGDGGGENQNEDGGNDKQDQDGGDGKDDDKNKDGGKDDKDDQNKDAGKDAGGDDKKDDPNKDDPKDAGPPPPPPPPSRQSQDERILDQLENAPTVQQEAAKKQGRARKVKGTADK; from the coding sequence GTGACGCGGTTCCGGCGCCTCTTCTTCGTCGCCGTCGCCTGCGCCGTCGTGGCGGCGTGCGGCTGGGACCCGTCGCGACCCTTCGATCGGGAGTCGCCGCAGGTGAACGAGGCGCTGCGTGTCTACGACGCCGGCGAGGCCGGGAGCGCGGCGGAGCTCCTCCAGGACTACCTCGCGACCGGCGGCTGTCAGGAGGGCAACATCGGCACGCCGCCGCGGGTGCGCGACAAGTCGAACGGCAGCTTCGACCTCGGGCTCGCGCTCTTCAAGATCGCGGAGGCGTACGGCCATCGCTTCGGCGACGAGGAGAACGACGCCGGCTTCCTCGATCCGGACCTCCCCAAGATGCGCGGGTCGCAGGTCGACTGCGCGCTCCGCGTCGTGCGGGCGATCGCGGAGGACGCGACCCAGCCCGCCGCGCTGCGGGCGCGCGCGCGCTACCTCGAGGGCAACCTCCTCTTCTTGACCGCCGCCTACAAGGAGGCCGTCACCGCCTACGAGAAGGCGCTCGAGCTGATCCCGGCGATGGGCGACGCGGGGCCGATCGGCGCCGCCGCCGACGCGCAGGTCACCTGGGACGTCGACCCGATCGGCCGCGACGCGGCGTGGAACCGCGCCGTCGCGCTGCGGCGGATCGAGGACAAGAAGGACGCGAGCCCGCCCGACAGCGGCCCCGGCGACGGCGGCGGCGAGAACCAGAACGAGGACGGCGGGAACGACAAGCAGGATCAGGACGGCGGGGACGGCAAGGACGACGACAAAAACAAGGACGGCGGCAAAGACGATAAAGACGACCAAAACAAAGACGCGGGCAAGGACGCGGGCGGCGACGACAAGAAGGACGACCCGAACAAGGACGACCCGAAGGACGCCGGCCCCCCGCCGCCGCCTCCGCCCCCGTCGCGCCAGAGCCAGGACGAGCGCATCCTCGACCAGCTCGAGAACGCGCCCACCGTGCAGCAGGAGGCCGCCAAGAAGCAGGGGCGCGCGCGGAAGGTGAAAGGCACCGCCGACAAATGA
- a CDS encoding VWA domain-containing protein, translating to MPYLLIAIACVALVGGFAASLILASVRRGRATKVFGDPKLVTRLETFDASGRRALKGVLLVVAMVCAFLALARPQWGRGTKLVPATNLDVVIVLDFSKSMYARDVAPSRIARAKAEIGKLVRELPGARFGAIAFAGEPMSFPLTSDSAAIAQFFRQLEPNDMPVGGTAIGRALERAREVFARDPKSKDHVRVIVLVTDGEDLEGDPVAVARAAAEDKTRIDVVQIGGRMPEAVPEVGPDGRVTGLRRDENGETLMTSLSAEGEKQLADIAETTGGAIVRSAKGETGIDEIAQGLKRMMREELAERVEIAFDEEYMWPLGVAIALLFIEGMVPEAPLPRLAFGFVGGTAAVAPVKKRSTGKRKRGDVSSRGSGGVERVSARPAPGGESSRGAAPLSKKRAKS from the coding sequence ATGCCGTACCTCTTGATCGCGATCGCGTGCGTCGCGCTCGTGGGGGGGTTCGCGGCGTCGCTCATCCTCGCGTCGGTGCGGCGCGGGCGGGCGACGAAGGTGTTCGGCGATCCGAAGCTCGTGACGCGGCTCGAGACGTTCGACGCCTCGGGGCGGCGCGCGCTGAAGGGGGTGCTCCTCGTCGTCGCGATGGTGTGCGCGTTCCTCGCGCTCGCGCGCCCGCAGTGGGGCCGCGGCACCAAGCTCGTCCCCGCGACGAACCTCGACGTCGTCATCGTCCTCGACTTCTCGAAGAGCATGTACGCGCGCGACGTCGCGCCCTCCCGCATCGCGCGCGCGAAGGCGGAGATCGGCAAGCTCGTCCGCGAGCTGCCGGGCGCGCGCTTCGGCGCGATCGCGTTCGCGGGGGAGCCGATGAGCTTCCCGCTCACGAGCGACTCCGCCGCGATCGCGCAGTTCTTCCGCCAGCTCGAGCCGAACGACATGCCGGTCGGCGGCACCGCGATCGGCCGCGCGCTCGAGCGCGCGCGCGAGGTGTTCGCGCGCGATCCGAAGTCGAAGGACCACGTCCGCGTCATCGTCCTCGTCACCGACGGCGAGGACCTCGAGGGCGACCCCGTCGCGGTCGCGCGCGCGGCGGCGGAGGACAAGACGCGCATCGACGTGGTGCAGATCGGCGGCCGCATGCCGGAGGCGGTCCCGGAGGTCGGCCCCGACGGCCGCGTGACCGGCCTCCGCCGCGACGAGAACGGCGAGACGCTGATGACGTCGCTGAGCGCGGAGGGCGAGAAGCAGCTCGCCGACATCGCGGAGACCACCGGCGGCGCGATCGTCCGCTCGGCGAAGGGCGAGACCGGCATCGACGAGATCGCGCAGGGCCTGAAGCGCATGATGCGCGAGGAGCTCGCCGAGCGCGTCGAGATCGCGTTCGACGAGGAGTACATGTGGCCCCTCGGCGTCGCGATCGCCCTCCTCTTCATCGAGGGCATGGTCCCCGAGGCTCCGCTCCCCCGCCTCGCCTTCGGCTTCGTCGGCGGCACCGCCGCGGTCGCACCGGTAAAGAAGCGGAGCACCGGAAAAAGGAAGCGCGGGGACGTCTCCTCCCGGGGGTCCGGGGGCGTAGAGCGCGTCTCCGCGCGACCGGCCCCCGGCGGGGAGAGCTCGAGAGGGGCAGCGCCCCTCTCGAAGAAAAGAGCGAAGTCGTGA
- a CDS encoding VWA domain-containing protein — translation MRGEAWLSAIWTVPVLAWLPPEARLPVLGALGVVLGAIVVWRTTLGADARTPRMRIGAIAPLFTGPRGFRTKLRDVPGMIRGAAIVLAVLALGRPQNVLRGENADEKGIDMVVVLDLSYSMKALMDADATEPAAPGAAPRRPVQRLTRLETAKEVILDFVARRKNDRIGVVVFGRSAYILSPPTLDKSLLSTLVSKMELGLIDGAGTAIGDAVGTGVARLRRSTARSKAIILLTDGDSNAGSIAPDYAAHLAQEQGVKVFTVQIGNGDDVDVQEGVDLFGQPKYVREHFPTNPELLKRMASSTGGDSFIATDKKGLEQSMHSILDKLEKTIFEQQRSTMEDLFSLILVPAVALVALEALVRLLVVRRFP, via the coding sequence ATGCGGGGGGAGGCGTGGCTCAGCGCGATCTGGACCGTGCCCGTGCTCGCGTGGCTCCCGCCCGAGGCGCGGCTGCCGGTGCTCGGGGCGCTCGGCGTGGTCCTCGGCGCGATCGTGGTGTGGCGCACCACGCTCGGCGCCGACGCGCGCACGCCGCGCATGCGCATCGGCGCGATCGCGCCGCTCTTCACCGGTCCGCGCGGCTTCCGCACGAAGCTGCGCGACGTGCCGGGGATGATCCGCGGCGCCGCGATCGTGCTCGCCGTCCTCGCGCTCGGGCGCCCGCAGAACGTGCTCCGCGGCGAGAACGCGGACGAGAAGGGCATCGACATGGTCGTCGTGCTCGACCTCTCGTATTCGATGAAGGCGCTCATGGACGCCGACGCGACGGAGCCGGCCGCGCCCGGCGCCGCGCCGCGCCGTCCGGTGCAGCGCCTCACGCGCCTCGAGACGGCGAAGGAGGTCATCCTCGACTTCGTCGCGCGGCGGAAGAACGACCGCATCGGCGTCGTCGTCTTCGGGCGCAGCGCGTACATCCTCTCGCCGCCCACGCTCGACAAGTCGCTCCTCTCCACCCTCGTCAGCAAGATGGAGCTCGGGCTCATCGACGGCGCCGGCACCGCGATCGGCGACGCGGTCGGCACCGGCGTCGCGCGCCTCCGCCGCTCCACCGCGCGCTCGAAGGCGATCATCCTCCTCACCGACGGCGACTCGAACGCCGGCTCGATCGCGCCCGACTACGCCGCCCACCTCGCGCAGGAGCAGGGCGTGAAGGTGTTCACCGTGCAGATCGGCAACGGCGACGACGTCGACGTGCAAGAGGGCGTCGACCTCTTCGGCCAGCCGAAGTACGTGCGCGAGCACTTCCCGACCAACCCGGAGCTCTTGAAGCGGATGGCGTCGAGCACCGGCGGCGACTCGTTCATCGCGACGGACAAGAAGGGGCTCGAGCAGAGCATGCACTCGATCCTCGACAAGCTCGAGAAGACGATCTTCGAGCAGCAGCGCTCGACGATGGAGGACCTCTTCTCGCTCATCCTCGTCCCCGCGGTCGCGCTCGTCGCGCTCGAGGCGCTCGTGCGCCTCCTCGTCGTGCGGAGGTTCCCATGA
- a CDS encoding DUF58 domain-containing protein, producing MIPREILAALRTIEIHTARLANEQLSGTYKSSFKGQGLAFREVRPYQPGDDIRTIDWNVSARMNETFVKVFQEEREMTVMLAVDLSASERFGTQRAPKARVASEVAALLAFSAIRNNDRIGLILSTSKVERIVPPKKGEKHVMRVVREILGFEAPQPAGARHAEDRVAQKKPKKRANDRFPAAPYPNLGAQTDLKAALEALTHVSRRRSVAFIVSDFLAAGWERALSLASAKHDVIPVVLVDRRDFELPDVGLATFEDLESGEMIVVDTSDKYVRAHFESEMKKIKEARRQVFLKLGIDAVEVDTGGSFVKPIRDLFARRARRIR from the coding sequence ATGATTCCCCGAGAGATCCTGGCGGCGCTCCGCACGATCGAGATCCACACCGCGCGGCTCGCGAACGAGCAGCTCTCGGGCACGTACAAGTCCAGCTTCAAGGGCCAGGGCCTCGCCTTCCGCGAGGTGCGGCCGTACCAGCCCGGCGACGACATCCGCACGATCGACTGGAACGTCTCCGCGCGCATGAACGAGACCTTCGTGAAGGTCTTCCAGGAAGAGCGCGAGATGACGGTCATGCTCGCGGTCGACCTCTCCGCCTCGGAGCGCTTCGGCACCCAGCGCGCCCCGAAGGCCCGCGTCGCCTCCGAGGTCGCCGCCCTCCTCGCCTTCAGCGCGATCCGCAACAACGACCGCATCGGCCTCATCCTCTCCACGAGCAAGGTCGAGCGCATCGTGCCGCCGAAAAAAGGCGAAAAACACGTCATGCGCGTCGTCCGCGAGATCCTCGGATTCGAGGCGCCGCAGCCCGCCGGGGCGCGCCACGCGGAGGACCGGGTCGCGCAGAAGAAGCCGAAGAAGCGCGCCAACGACCGGTTCCCCGCCGCGCCATATCCCAACCTCGGCGCGCAGACCGATCTGAAGGCCGCCCTCGAGGCGCTCACGCACGTGTCGCGCCGGCGCTCGGTCGCGTTCATCGTCTCCGACTTCCTCGCCGCGGGGTGGGAGCGCGCGCTCTCGCTCGCGAGCGCGAAGCACGACGTGATCCCGGTCGTCCTCGTCGACAGGCGCGACTTCGAGCTCCCCGACGTCGGCCTCGCGACGTTCGAGGACCTCGAGAGCGGCGAGATGATCGTCGTCGACACGTCGGACAAGTACGTCCGCGCGCACTTCGAGTCCGAGATGAAGAAGATCAAGGAGGCGCGGCGCCAGGTCTTCCTCAAGCTCGGCATCGACGCGGTGGAGGTCGACACCGGCGGCTCGTTCGTGAAGCCGATCCGCGATCTGTTCGCCCGCCGCGCCCGGAGGATCCGGTGA
- a CDS encoding MoxR family ATPase, whose product MVDARELNEIVARESAFVDRIQTEVGKVIVGQTYMIERILIGLLTGGHVLLEGVPGLAKTLTVRTLCDAISAKFARIQFTPDLLPADVIGTVIYNQQKGEFTSKLGPIFANLVLADEINRAPAKVQSALLEAMQERQVTIGDRTYPLPSPFIVMATQNPIEQEGTYPLPEAQVDRFMLMCKVGYPSREDERKIMDRMTSMVPVSAESVVTPQELVEARKTIGQIYVADKVKDYIVDVVFATREPSKHGLKDLAPLIEFGASPRASIALNLAARAHAFLRHRGYVTPEDVKAVGPDVLRHRVVLTYEADAEEVTSEQVVRRVFEVVEVP is encoded by the coding sequence ATGGTAGACGCCCGGGAGCTCAACGAAATCGTCGCGCGGGAGAGCGCGTTCGTCGACCGGATCCAGACGGAGGTCGGCAAGGTCATCGTCGGCCAGACCTACATGATCGAGCGGATCCTCATCGGTCTGCTCACCGGCGGGCACGTCCTCCTCGAAGGCGTCCCCGGCCTCGCGAAGACCCTCACCGTCCGCACGCTGTGCGACGCGATCAGCGCGAAGTTCGCGCGCATCCAGTTCACGCCCGACCTCCTCCCCGCCGACGTCATCGGCACCGTCATCTACAACCAGCAGAAGGGCGAGTTCACCTCGAAGCTCGGCCCCATCTTCGCGAACCTCGTCCTCGCCGACGAGATCAACCGCGCGCCGGCGAAGGTGCAGAGCGCCCTCCTCGAGGCGATGCAGGAGCGCCAGGTCACGATCGGCGATCGGACCTACCCGCTCCCGTCGCCGTTCATCGTCATGGCGACGCAGAACCCGATCGAGCAGGAGGGCACCTATCCCCTCCCCGAGGCGCAGGTCGATCGCTTCATGCTCATGTGCAAGGTCGGCTATCCCTCGCGCGAGGACGAGCGGAAGATCATGGACCGCATGACCTCGATGGTCCCGGTGAGCGCCGAGTCCGTCGTCACGCCGCAGGAGCTCGTCGAGGCGCGGAAGACGATCGGGCAGATCTACGTCGCCGACAAGGTGAAGGACTACATCGTCGACGTCGTCTTCGCGACGCGCGAGCCGTCGAAGCACGGCCTCAAGGACCTCGCGCCGCTCATCGAGTTCGGCGCCTCCCCGCGCGCCTCCATCGCGCTGAACCTCGCCGCGCGCGCGCACGCGTTCCTCCGCCACCGCGGCTACGTCACCCCCGAGGACGTGAAGGCGGTCGGCCCCGACGTGCTCCGCCACCGCGTCGTCCTCACCTACGAGGCCGACGCCGAAGAGGTGACGAGCGAGCAGGTCGTCCGCCGCGTGTTCGAGGTCGTCGAAGTCCCGTAG
- the hisN gene encoding histidinol-phosphatase, producing MTPPFDELVAFANTLADAAGDVIRPWFRVRLDVVDKGSGRAGYDPVTEADREGEAAMRRLIAERYPLHGVIGEEHGEERGADPLTWVLDPIDGTRAFICGQTQWGILIALNDGARPILGVLDQPITRERWIGAGGETHLVTASGREKLRTRACESIATAVLTTTHPTGYFTPAEQAAFQELGDAARMTRFGGDCYAYGLLAMGFVDLIVEASLKPWDVQALVPIVEGAGGIITTWDGGDPQHGGRIVAAGDPRVHTEALAVLRGVA from the coding sequence ATGACGCCGCCCTTCGATGAGCTCGTCGCCTTCGCCAACACGCTCGCGGACGCCGCGGGCGACGTGATCCGCCCCTGGTTCCGCGTCCGCCTCGACGTCGTCGACAAGGGCAGCGGCCGCGCGGGCTACGACCCCGTCACGGAGGCCGATCGTGAGGGCGAAGCGGCGATGCGCCGTCTCATCGCCGAGCGCTACCCGCTCCACGGCGTGATCGGCGAGGAGCACGGCGAAGAGCGCGGCGCCGATCCGCTCACGTGGGTGCTCGATCCGATCGACGGCACGCGCGCGTTCATCTGCGGGCAGACGCAATGGGGGATCCTCATCGCGCTCAACGACGGAGCGCGCCCGATCCTCGGCGTGCTCGATCAGCCCATCACGCGCGAGCGCTGGATCGGCGCCGGAGGCGAGACGCACCTCGTCACCGCGAGCGGCCGCGAGAAGCTCCGCACCCGCGCGTGCGAGTCGATCGCGACCGCGGTCCTGACGACGACCCACCCCACGGGCTACTTCACTCCCGCGGAGCAGGCCGCCTTCCAGGAGCTCGGCGACGCCGCGCGCATGACGCGCTTCGGCGGCGACTGCTACGCCTACGGTCTCCTCGCGATGGGCTTCGTCGACCTCATCGTCGAGGCGTCGCTCAAGCCGTGGGACGTGCAAGCTCTCGTCCCGATCGTCGAAGGCGCCGGCGGCATCATCACGACCTGGGACGGCGGCGACCCGCAACACGGCGGCCGCATCGTCGCGGCGGGCGACCCGCGCGTGCACACCGAAGCGCTCGCGGTGCTCCGCGGCGTCGCGTGA
- a CDS encoding S1 family peptidase, with the protein MPKRASSLLIALAAPAACALASEAPETTTTQAIRGGEAESGMPAVGLVTFGSRYCTGTLIAPDVVLTAAHCITSAPTTFLTTEGTPVATRAHAVAEKKPYPSWTPLGCPNPTRDVALLRLAEPITNVDPVPFGAPPSRGETCTAAGFGRHGAVERRKRSGTSRIDDVIGNTVRVTWGDALAHAGDSGSPLLCDDVIVATASCHNDGDGATHQVEYYQRIDHAKSWIDATLTEWRAR; encoded by the coding sequence TTGCCGAAGCGCGCCTCCTCGCTCCTGATCGCGCTCGCTGCTCCGGCGGCGTGCGCGCTCGCGTCCGAGGCGCCCGAGACCACGACGACACAAGCGATTCGTGGAGGTGAGGCCGAGAGCGGAATGCCCGCTGTCGGCCTCGTCACATTTGGCTCCCGTTACTGCACCGGCACGCTCATCGCGCCGGACGTCGTGCTCACCGCCGCGCACTGCATCACGAGCGCGCCGACGACGTTCCTGACGACGGAGGGGACCCCGGTCGCGACGCGCGCGCACGCGGTCGCGGAGAAGAAGCCGTACCCGTCGTGGACGCCGCTCGGCTGTCCGAACCCCACCCGCGACGTCGCGCTCTTGCGCCTCGCCGAGCCGATCACGAACGTCGATCCAGTGCCGTTCGGCGCGCCCCCTTCGCGCGGCGAGACGTGCACCGCGGCGGGCTTCGGCCGTCACGGCGCGGTGGAGCGTCGAAAGCGATCCGGCACGAGCCGCATCGACGACGTGATCGGCAACACCGTGCGCGTGACGTGGGGCGACGCTCTCGCGCACGCAGGCGACTCGGGCAGCCCGCTCCTCTGCGACGACGTCATCGTCGCCACCGCGTCATGCCACAACGACGGCGACGGCGCGACCCACCAGGTCGAGTACTACCAGCGCATCGACCACGCGAAGTCGTGGATCGACGCGACGCTCACGGAGTGGCGAGCGCGCTGA